A genomic segment from Glycine max cultivar Williams 82 chromosome 1, Glycine_max_v4.0, whole genome shotgun sequence encodes:
- the LOC100816194 gene encoding WAT1-related protein At5g40240 isoform X1 has product MGRWVNCRGNIFPFLGMVMAMLAQSGSMVVIKVAMTDGINKYVMVVYSLALSTILLLPFALFLHRSERPPLTFSALCSFFLLAFFGSSGQIMAYVGIDLSSPTLASAMLNLIPAFTFILALIFRMEEVHWKHSSSQAKFLGTIVSIAGAFVVILYKGPPIFKTHLSNSSNKFLFSQQLNWILGGMFCAGDSIVCSLWYIYQASVAYKYPAVTTIVFFQLLFSTIQCGVFALIVVQDQTEWELKLDIGLIGIVYQAIAATLIRYILCTWCVLKAGPLFCSMFKPVAIIFSVFMGAIFLGDDLSLGSLIGAVIIVIGFYAVLWGKSIEDNKIEKGVENLESSCHNVPLLQNRT; this is encoded by the exons ATGGGGAGATGGGTGAATTGTAGGGGCAATATATTCCCATTCCTGGGGATGGTGATGGCTATGCTAGCTCAAAGTGGAAGCATGGTGGTAATCAAAGTTGCCATGACTGATGGAATAAACAAATATGTCATGGTTGTGTACTCTTTGGCACTCTCCACCATCTTGCTTCTTCCCTTTGCCTTGTTTCTTCACAg GTCAGAGCGTCCTCCTCTTACATTCTCTGCACTTTGCAGTTTCTTCTTGCTTGCATTCTTTGG GAGTTCAGGACAGATAATGGCTTATGTTGGCATAGATCTAAGCTCTCCTACTCTTGCATCAGCCATGCTTAATCTCATTCCAGCTTTCACTTTTATACTTGCTCTCATttttag GATGGAAGAAGTACATTGGAAACATTCCAGCAGCCAAGCCAAGTTCTTAGGAACAATAGTATCAATTGCTGGAGCATTTGTTGTGATACTGTACAAGGGCCCACCCATCTTTAAGACACATTTGTCAAACTCTTCGAACAAATTTCTATTTTCGCAGCAACTAAACTGGATCTTGGGAGGGATGTTCTGTGCTGGCGATTCTATAGTTTGTTCCCTGTGGTACATATATCAG GCTTCGGTTGCATACAAATACCCTGCTGTAACAACCATAGTATTCTTCCAACTCTTATTTTCAACCATTCAGTGTGGAGTATTTGCCTTAATTGTAGTTCAAGATCAAACGGAATGGGAGCTGAAGTTAGATATTGGGTTGATTGGCATTGTATATCAG GCAATTGCTGCAACATTGATACGTTACATCTTATGCACGTGGTGCGTCCTTAAAGCTGGACCTCTGTTCTGTTCTATGTTCAAGCCTGTGGCAATCATCTTCTCCGTTTTCATGGGTGCAATTTTTCTCGGGGATGACTTAAGCCTTGGAAG TTTGATTGGTGCGGTTATAATCGTGATAGGATTTTATGCCGTACTGTGGGGAAAATCCATAGAAGATAACAAGATTGAGAAAGGGGTTGAGAACTTGGAGTCATCGTGCCATAATGTTCCTTTATTACAAAATAGGACGTAA
- the LOC100816194 gene encoding WAT1-related protein At5g40240 isoform X2 codes for MSWLCTLWHSPPSCFFPLPCFFTGQSVLLLHSLHFAVSSCLHSLGWSSGQIMAYVGIDLSSPTLASAMLNLIPAFTFILALIFRMEEVHWKHSSSQAKFLGTIVSIAGAFVVILYKGPPIFKTHLSNSSNKFLFSQQLNWILGGMFCAGDSIVCSLWYIYQASVAYKYPAVTTIVFFQLLFSTIQCGVFALIVVQDQTEWELKLDIGLIGIVYQAIAATLIRYILCTWCVLKAGPLFCSMFKPVAIIFSVFMGAIFLGDDLSLGSLIGAVIIVIGFYAVLWGKSIEDNKIEKGVENLESSCHNVPLLQNRT; via the exons ATGTCATGGTTGTGTACTCTTTGGCACTCTCCACCATCTTGCTTCTTCCCTTTGCCTTGTTTCTTCACAg GTCAGAGCGTCCTCCTCTTACATTCTCTGCACTTTGCAGTTTCTTCTTGCTTGCATTCTTTGGGTTG GAGTTCAGGACAGATAATGGCTTATGTTGGCATAGATCTAAGCTCTCCTACTCTTGCATCAGCCATGCTTAATCTCATTCCAGCTTTCACTTTTATACTTGCTCTCATttttag GATGGAAGAAGTACATTGGAAACATTCCAGCAGCCAAGCCAAGTTCTTAGGAACAATAGTATCAATTGCTGGAGCATTTGTTGTGATACTGTACAAGGGCCCACCCATCTTTAAGACACATTTGTCAAACTCTTCGAACAAATTTCTATTTTCGCAGCAACTAAACTGGATCTTGGGAGGGATGTTCTGTGCTGGCGATTCTATAGTTTGTTCCCTGTGGTACATATATCAG GCTTCGGTTGCATACAAATACCCTGCTGTAACAACCATAGTATTCTTCCAACTCTTATTTTCAACCATTCAGTGTGGAGTATTTGCCTTAATTGTAGTTCAAGATCAAACGGAATGGGAGCTGAAGTTAGATATTGGGTTGATTGGCATTGTATATCAG GCAATTGCTGCAACATTGATACGTTACATCTTATGCACGTGGTGCGTCCTTAAAGCTGGACCTCTGTTCTGTTCTATGTTCAAGCCTGTGGCAATCATCTTCTCCGTTTTCATGGGTGCAATTTTTCTCGGGGATGACTTAAGCCTTGGAAG TTTGATTGGTGCGGTTATAATCGTGATAGGATTTTATGCCGTACTGTGGGGAAAATCCATAGAAGATAACAAGATTGAGAAAGGGGTTGAGAACTTGGAGTCATCGTGCCATAATGTTCCTTTATTACAAAATAGGACGTAA